Proteins found in one Chloroflexota bacterium genomic segment:
- a CDS encoding FAD-dependent oxidoreductase, protein MYVDPRFRKLLEPGRIGCMELRNRIIMAPMGTNFAAEDGYITERSKNYYAERAKGGVGLAIVGVGAVDHPRAKCMPNQVAVSDDKFIPGLSELAEAVHRHGAKIAVQLQHAGGVAAEESAQGIAPLTPSPIQPAVAEVLQDMTMQEVTSLMTRFANAPADMTTREITPEEIKRLVVCFAEAAGRAKRAGFDGVEIHAGHGYLIAEFLSRSKNKRQDAYGGELKNRARFLLEIIAAIREKVGKDYPIWCRMDGREFEIEDGITPADGQQLSVMLEQAGLDALHVSGYGGAVEGFYHAPLVYPPGNLIPLAEGIKKLVKIPVIAVGRISPKLGEQILRQGKADFIAMARPLLADPDLPSKLASGKLEDVRPCIYCYNCVGQIFWAESMYCAVNAATGSEADFRIQRTEHTKKVIVVGGGPAGMETARVAALRGHQVTLYEKERRLGGSLFFASTIYPDNEDFLHHLVAQVNKLPVEVKLRQEATPELIERSKPDVVIVALGSQQMTPRIKGGNQRNVLTVADIKQMLAGRFKGDGAKKLSVGQRAVLYLAGPFLRRFLSPSLARRLAKFWMPVGKRVAVIGGDLIGCELATFLVQRGRKVTILESGQGLAGDMAITRRWRVLADLRQGGVDMITEVTYEEITKEGIIISKNGERQTIKANTIVVAEGMQPGRRLLEVLKGKVPEIYEAGDCVELRLIRGAILDGASIGMKV, encoded by the coding sequence ATGTACGTCGATCCTAGATTCCGGAAGCTACTCGAGCCTGGCCGCATCGGGTGTATGGAGCTAAGGAACCGTATCATCATGGCACCTATGGGAACAAACTTTGCTGCTGAAGATGGCTATATCACAGAGCGTTCGAAAAACTATTATGCGGAGCGTGCCAAAGGCGGGGTCGGCCTCGCAATCGTCGGCGTTGGCGCTGTGGATCATCCCAGGGCAAAGTGCATGCCTAATCAGGTAGCTGTCTCCGATGACAAATTCATTCCTGGATTGAGTGAGCTGGCGGAGGCAGTCCACCGGCACGGCGCTAAGATTGCCGTACAATTGCAACACGCAGGCGGCGTAGCTGCGGAAGAGTCAGCCCAAGGCATCGCTCCACTGACACCAAGCCCAATCCAGCCAGCCGTGGCAGAAGTGCTTCAGGACATGACCATGCAAGAGGTGACATCGCTGATGACACGTTTTGCCAATGCGCCCGCCGACATGACGACCAGGGAGATAACCCCGGAGGAAATCAAACGGCTGGTGGTTTGCTTTGCTGAGGCAGCAGGGCGAGCCAAAAGAGCTGGATTTGACGGCGTGGAGATACATGCAGGTCACGGCTATCTCATTGCCGAGTTCTTGTCCCGTTCCAAGAACAAACGCCAGGATGCTTACGGCGGAGAATTGAAGAACAGAGCCAGGTTTCTGCTGGAAATCATAGCGGCCATCAGGGAAAAGGTAGGAAAAGATTATCCCATATGGTGCCGCATGGACGGCAGGGAATTCGAAATCGAGGACGGCATAACCCCGGCAGATGGCCAGCAACTGTCCGTTATGCTGGAACAGGCTGGGCTTGACGCCCTACACGTCAGCGGCTACGGCGGGGCGGTCGAGGGATTTTACCACGCCCCCCTTGTCTATCCTCCTGGCAACCTGATTCCTTTGGCCGAGGGAATAAAGAAGCTGGTCAAGATACCAGTGATAGCTGTGGGAAGGATCAGCCCCAAACTTGGCGAGCAAATCCTGCGCCAGGGCAAGGCAGACTTCATTGCCATGGCCCGACCGCTTCTGGCCGACCCGGACCTCCCCAGCAAACTCGCCTCGGGAAAACTAGAAGACGTCCGGCCATGCATCTACTGCTACAATTGCGTCGGCCAGATCTTCTGGGCTGAAAGCATGTATTGCGCCGTCAATGCTGCCACCGGTAGCGAGGCCGACTTCAGAATCCAGCGAACAGAGCACACCAAGAAGGTAATAGTTGTAGGAGGCGGGCCAGCAGGTATGGAGACAGCCAGGGTGGCAGCATTAAGAGGCCATCAGGTAACACTGTATGAGAAGGAGCGTCGGCTGGGTGGGTCGTTGTTCTTTGCCTCCACAATATACCCTGACAACGAGGACTTTCTGCACCACCTGGTTGCTCAGGTCAACAAGCTGCCCGTAGAGGTTAAACTCCGACAAGAAGCTACCCCAGAACTTATCGAGAGAAGCAAGCCTGATGTGGTCATAGTGGCTTTGGGCTCCCAACAGATGACGCCCAGAATCAAGGGGGGCAATCAGCGCAATGTCCTCACCGTTGCTGATATAAAACAGATGCTGGCTGGCCGTTTCAAAGGAGACGGGGCTAAGAAGCTTTCTGTTGGGCAAAGAGCAGTCCTATATCTGGCTGGGCCGTTCCTGCGGCGTTTCTTGAGTCCGTCACTGGCCAGGCGGCTGGCAAAGTTTTGGATGCCTGTAGGTAAAAGGGTGGCCGTCATTGGTGGCGACCTGATCGGCTGTGAACTGGCAACATTTCTCGTACAGCGAGGCAGAAAGGTAACTATCCTCGAAAGCGGACAGGGTTTAGCCGGAGACATGGCTATAACACGGAGATGGAGGGTGCTGGCTGACCTTCGCCAGGGCGGGGTTGATATGATTACCGAAGTGACATACGAGGAGATTACCAAAGAAGGCATAATCATCAGCAAGAATGGAGAGAGGCAGACAATCAAAGCGAACACCATAGTCGTGGCCGAGGGCATGCAGCCTGGCAGGCGACTACTCGAGGTGCTGAAGGGCAAAGTACCGGAAATCTACGAGGCCGGCGATTGCGTCGAGTTGCGTTTGATAAGAGGGGCCATCTTGGACGGCGCTAGCATCGGGATGAAGGTATAG
- a CDS encoding DNA alkylation repair protein → MQYKDILGKLKSLANPEAVKGMARFGINPQSTYGVSIPNLRKLAKEAGRDHMLAQQLWASGIHEARILAGMIDDPKAVTEDQMEAWAKDFDSWDVCDQCCLNLFQKTSFAYRKAVEWSSRKEEFVKRSAFALMACLAVGDKKAADEQFEAFLPLIEREASDDRNFVRKAVNWALRQIGKRNLNLNEQAIKTAQEIQQIDSRSARWVASDALRELSSEAVQDRLRQ, encoded by the coding sequence ATGCAGTACAAAGACATTTTAGGGAAACTGAAGTCGCTAGCCAATCCTGAGGCGGTCAAAGGAATGGCACGGTTCGGAATCAACCCCCAGAGCACCTACGGGGTCTCCATTCCGAATCTCAGGAAGCTCGCCAAAGAGGCAGGCAGAGATCATATGCTGGCCCAACAGCTCTGGGCATCAGGCATCCATGAAGCTCGCATACTGGCGGGCATGATTGATGATCCGAAAGCTGTCACCGAAGATCAGATGGAAGCCTGGGCGAAGGATTTTGACTCCTGGGACGTTTGCGACCAGTGCTGCCTGAACTTGTTCCAGAAGACCTCTTTTGCTTACCGCAAGGCCGTGGAATGGAGTTCCAGAAAAGAAGAATTCGTCAAGAGGTCGGCATTTGCGCTGATGGCTTGCCTGGCTGTTGGTGACAAAAAGGCCGCGGACGAGCAATTTGAGGCCTTCTTGCCCTTGATAGAGAGAGAAGCCTCTGATGACAGGAATTTCGTCAGGAAGGCGGTCAACTGGGCGTTGCGACAGATCGGGAAACGCAACCTCAACCTGAATGAGCAAGCCATCAAGACTGCCCAGGAGATTCAACAGATTGACTCCAGAAGCGCCAGGTGGGTGGCTTCGGATGCTCTCCGCGAACTGAGCAGTGAAGCGGTTCAAGATAGGTTGCGCCAGTGA